From Triticum aestivum cultivar Chinese Spring chromosome 4A, IWGSC CS RefSeq v2.1, whole genome shotgun sequence, a single genomic window includes:
- the LOC123088657 gene encoding uncharacterized protein isoform X1, which yields MDRVCQCQHTHPETGGAKRHAHADGERTADWFVVLWEDIPETAQGARFQEPMQRRDAEKSCKDCVHIRLKQFPGGIRCISSLLDASLHEVDEYKQLMLQGLFIIEKLATDEDNCRVMSHINGLVCMIMRPLSRDLLHRVNHGEWSDVVDASLRLTCTWLNTATGKSGEKLCSQIIVNKEAISAMLTILVCDNCHKERLILAMKVLLITKIQGQENIVVQLLGIFLGYRKDDYITGLAGEKLLMLSKESKINAKTILEGKIILEQNGDSAQRIIGALYFEERNKFRICAAGILEGLCSHYIVSQELPLHAVENELFENLKRRITDYMPGLLLKMLPAQRQRARNVSLDADVERQNTSVVSSLDNAQNGVQPEDKELQAALLSLCFTAYHKMIDKEDDLPPLLDAVRLKDPQFNLPERLIELVERNSDSTVVDCLRIVKYTAKMAKSMIRHKHFYSDQDLGRLMNSLDKACRDMSHVDAFEHLSGGDDADTLSTLVQEARKLFHPMEQRQKPEVSIKGKEYEITEQGQSSSGSSDSDILGYLRVLFRQPEEEQQPEVSSKEKIV from the exons ATGGACCGGGTATGTCAATGTCAACATACACACCCCGAGACAGGAGGAGCAAAAAGGCACGCGCATGCCGATGGTGAAAGAACGGCTGATTGGTTCGTCGTCCTCTGGGAAGATATTCCAGAAACTGCTCAAGGCGCTCGATTCCAGGAGCCCATGCAACGCAGAGATGCGGAAAAAAGCTGCAAGGATTGTGTGCATATCCGTTTGAAACAGTTCCCTGGAGGGATCAGATGCATATCTTCCCTGCTGGATGCCTCTCTGCATGAGGTGGATGAATACAAGCAGCTCATGCTGCAAGGCTTGTTTATTATTGAGAAGCTCGCCACCGACGAGGACAACTGCAGAGTCATGAGCCACATAAATGGTCTAGTTTGCATGATCATGAGGCCTCTAAGCCGCGACCTACTGCACCGTGTTAATCATGGTGAATGGTCCGATGTTGTAGATGCATCACTGCGATTGACGTGCACCTGGCTCAATACTGCTACAGGAAAGAGTGGCGAAAAGCTGTGCAGCCAAATCATAGTGAACAAGGAAGCAATCAGCGCCATGCTGACCATTCTCGTCTGTGATAATTGTCATAAAGAACGGCTTATACTAGCCATGAAGGTTCTTctcatcacaaaaatacaaggccaAGAAAATATCGTCGTGCAGCTACTAGGCATCTTTCTTGGTTACAGGAAGGATGATTACATCACAGGATTGGCTGGTGAAAAGCTTCTCATGCTCTCCAAAGAGAGCAAAATCAACGCAAAGACCATCTTAGAAGGAAAGATCATCCTAGAACAAAATGGCGATTCTGCTCAGAGGATTATCGGAGCATTATATTTTGAGGAAAGGAATAAATTCAGAATATGTGCAGCAGGGATCCTGGAGGGTCTATGTAGTCACTACATCGTAAGCCAAGAATTACCGCTCCACGCGGTGGAAAATGAGCTATTTGAGAATCTGAAGAGACGCATAACCGATTACATGCCAGGC TTGCTCTTGAAAATGCTTCCTGCACAGCGGCAGAGAGCAAGAAATGTCTCACTGGATGCTGATGTAGAAAGGCAAAACACTAGTGTTGTTTCATCATTAGATAATGCCCAAAATGGTGTGCAACCCGAGGATAAGGAACTGCAAGCAGCCTTGCTGTCTCTATGCTTCACGGCATACCACAAAATGATCGATAAAGAAGATGATTTACCTCCTCTGCTTGACGCAGTTCGCTTGAAAGATCCTCAGTTTAACTTACCGGAGAGGCTCATTGAATTGGTAGAAAGGAACAGCGACTCCACGGTGGTGGACTGCCTCAGAATCGTGAAATATACTGCTAAGATGGCCAAATCCATGATAAGACACAAGCATTTCTACTCTGACCAAGACCTTGGTAGATTGATGAACTCACTGGACAAAGCTTGCAGAGACATGAGCCATGTTGACGCCTTTGAGCATTTATCTGGAGGCGATGATGCTGATACTCTCAGTACCCTCGTGCAAGAAGCACGTAAACTGTTTCATCCAATGGAACAAAGACAGAAACCTGAGGTTTCAATCAAGGGAAAAGAATATGAAATTACTGAGCAGGGGCAGTCCTCATCAGGTTCAAGCGATAGTGATATTCTCGGTTACCTGCGTGTACTGTTTCGTCAACCGGAAGAAGAACAGCAACCTGAGGTTTCAAGTAAGGAAAAAATAGTCTGA